In Hymenobacter volaticus, the genomic window GAAAGCACCGTGCTTACGGTGAGCACCCCCACGCTCAGGAGCACCACACACGCTGCCCAAAACCCATCGGAGAAGGTAGGAGCTGCGGCCCGGTGCTGCACCAACCGGCGAACCCGGCTCAGCAACGAACCTGGCTGCCCGGCCGCGGCCATGGCCAGATCGGGAGTGCGGCCCGCGGGAGCGTGCTGCAACGCGGCCAGCGAGGCTAACGCCTGCGCCAGCACTAGCGAGTCGCCACACAATTCGGTGGCAATGTCGTCGCAGCAGTTTTCGCGCTCAGTCCGCAAGCAGCCCGACAGGAACCACACGGCCGGATGATAGAAGAACAGGATTTCGGCTACCGATTGTAGCAGGTTGAACAGATAGTCGCGGCGCATGACGTGGGCCAGCTCGTGGGCCAAAATTGCTTCCAGTTCACTACCCGACAAGCCGGTGGCGGCACTGATAGGCAGCAGTACCACGGGCTTCAACCACCCGATTACCAACGGGCCGGGTACGAGCCCTGAGGCCAGAATCTGCACGGGACGGCGCAAGTTGGTGCGGGCAGCCAGCGCGTCGAGGCGCGTCTGCCACTGCTCGGGCAAGGCTGCCACACGGTAGCGCCGCAGCCGCTGCACGTAAGCCAGCCCGCCCAAAAAGCGCAAGGTCATGGCCAGCATTCCAAGCAGCCAAGCCACCACCACAAACGGCATATTGCGCTCTAGGTAGGCTTGCACTCCAGTTAACAACTGCTGCAAGCGGCTCGGCTCTTCCACTATCATTCCATGATCGACAGTAGTTACCACCCCTTCGGGCACCGTCACGATAGGGCTTTCCGTCATAACCACTCCCTTCCCTATCTCAGTTGGCATCACAATTGGCGCTTCACTTAGTTGGATAGGAGCGTCGGCGGTGTTGAAGGCGAAGTAGTAATAGCCGAACGTGAGGCCGCTCAAAGCTAATAGTGTAATCAAGGCTCCAGCTGCTACCCGGTAGCGCAGAGCGGCAGCGTGGCGATGCAGCAACATAAGCAGCATAGCGGCCGTGAGGGCCACGAGGGCACCTTGCCAAACTGAATGCAGCAATGTCCAACCCAAAGCGCGAATCAGCTCCGGCGACCCAAATTGTTCAAGCAGGCTCATCGTTCTGGGGTTTAGAGGTGGAGTTGCCGTTACGCTGTTCTTCAATCTGGTTGAGCAGGCTCCTGATTTGCGCCAGCTCGTCGGCAGAAGTCGGGTGGTTGCCCAAGGCCTGCATCACCATCTTCATGGCCGAGCCACCGAAAGCAGAATCCACAAACCGGTCGAGTAGCAGCCCTTGGGTTTCCTCTTCCCGAACAGCTGCCCGGTACACGTGCGTTTTCGAGTCGTCTTCGCGCAGCACCAAGCCCTTGTCGAGCATGAGTTGCAGCAGCTTCAGGGTGGTGGTATAGCCCACCTCGCGCCGCTGGTTGAGTTGATCGTTGGTGAACCGAACGGTGCTAGGGCCGTGCTGCCACAGCACCTGGAGAATCTCCAGCTCCGATTCGGTTGGTTTAGGGATGGGGGTCTTGCTCATTTCTCCGGCTGTTAAGTACTACGAATTGGTTCGTACATCAAACATATACGAAACACGTCGTAGATGCAAATCCAATGTACGAAATATTTCGTGCAATAGAATTCGCAGTTGACTTTTATGCCTAAAGGAGAATGTAGCGGGACTTTTCAAATGATTTTTTATGTAAAAAGTCAACAGGGCCCCACTGCAAATCTTAGCTAATCGCCGGCGTTGGCGCGGCGCAAGCTGATGCCGCCATTGGTTGTTACCACCGAAACGAGAGCGCCGCCCTGCCCAAGCTTGGTGTCCAAGCCACGGCCGATTTTGCCCGTCACGGTGATAGGATAATCGGTGCTTAGGCCGCCGTGTACCGTTTGCGTTTTCAACTGTGCCGAATATGATTCGGGAATGCGCCACGTGATGCCGCCGTTTGTGGTGGTCACATCCAAGCCTTTGCCTTCCCATTTGTTGCCGGAGAGGCGCACACTCACGCCGCCGTTCTTGGTAGAGCCGTGCACGTCGCCGCCTAGATTAGCCAGGGAAATACCGCCATTGTAAGCCTCGAACGTGATAGGCGCCTGCACGCCGTCGATGCTAATGCCGCCGTTGTAGGTAGTCAGGGCCAGCGCCGTTTTGCGGGGCACGAACACCTCATAACTCACCGACCAGTTATCGTCGCCTGAGCCGGCTTCGGCTTTCAATGTGTTGCCTGTGCTCTTGATTTGCACAGCCTTCACTTGGGCTTGAGCATCTGAGGAAGAATTACCCCAACTCTGCACCCGAGCCCGAACCCGGACATCGGCGCCATCCCAACCACGGACGGTAATGCCCCCGTTGCGGCGGCCATCGATAGTTAGCGTCTGACCAGCGCTGGGAGCTGCCATTGTCAGGTCGCGGATTTCGCAGATGTTCTGGCGCCGACCATCCGACCAATTGTCTTCGCAAGTGGATTTGAAGGCCGGGGCGGCCGACGTTTGGGCAGCGGCTTGCAGAGCGCCTAGCGCCAACAACGCGGAGGTAAGTAGTGCTTTCATATTCGGTTCGCGCTTTATGATGGGAAAAGAAGTGATGGATTTGTCAGGTTAGAATGCAGCCTACTGCTTAGGCTTGCGGAAAAAGACGTCGCCGCTGATGGATTCCAGCTTGAGCAGCGGACCGTTTCCGCTGGCCAGCGCGCCCCGCAATTGGTAGCCCACTATTGGGTTTTCTTTGCGGTTCTCGAATGCCACCTCCTGGTCGGTGTACACTTCACCGCTGATGGTTTTCAGGGCTACAGCAGCGCCCTTGGCCGGGGGCCAGCTCACATCCACGAAGCCGCTAATCGACTTGGCTTCCAGCGGCCCCGTTAAGCCCACCACGTCGATGTTACCGCTGATGGTGTTCACGCGCAAATCGGCGCCGGCGGGTAGAGTAATTTCGTAGTTGATTTGGGTGCAGACTGGGCCGTGGCTGCCGTTCCGGTTGTCGTTCCAAGAGCCGTAATAGGTGGTATTGGAACCATTGGATGGGCAGTCGCCGGGTTGGGCGGCTTCCAACGCCTTCTTTTCGAGGTCCGAAACCACGGTCACGCTGCCGTTGTCTTCTTGCACCGAAAGTGAAAGGGCATCATTGAGCTTGTTTTGGTTGATGCTAACCGTAGCCCGCAGGTGCAGTTGGTTGTCGGTGGCGGGCCGGATACGAATGCTATTGGCGTGCTTGAGGTTCAATACCACCTGCTGCCCCGCCGCTACCGCAGCTTTTTTCTCGATAACTTTTTGCGCAGAAGCAGATCCGGTAGCCAACCCGATCAGCAGGAAAAGAAATAGAAACCGATGCATGACGTAGCGTTTAAGTTGATGGGATTTCGTTAGTACAAGAGTCGATTGATGCTTCGACAAGCAGACGCCCGGTCGGGCCTGGCGTCTGGCTGTCCCCTTACTTAGCCTTGCGGACGAAAATGTCGCCGCTGATGGTTTTCAACGACAGGGTAGCTCCGCCACCTCCGTTGATGTTGCCGCTTATCGTTTGGCCCCCTATCCGGCTCATATTGCCGGGCCCTTTGCCAAGGTTCAATTCGAAGTCGGTGTAGATTTCGCCGGAAATAGAGCGCAGAGCGAGGTTGGCTTTGCTGGCCGCGGGCATGGTTATGTCGAGGTCGCCGCTAACCAAGGAAATCGAGCTTGGCTCTGGCCGCATTCCGGTGAAGCTGATGGTCACGTCGCCGCTCACGCTGTTGGCAACCACCGGCCCCGACACGTTTACCATCTTCATGTCGCCGCTTTTCAGCGTCGCCTCAATGCTGCCTTCCACGTCGCGGACAACTAGGTCGCCGCTGTTCCAGTTGGTTTGGGTGAAAACCAGCGCGGTGCGGTGCGGCACCCGAATGCTGTAGGTGGCGCCCTGACGGGTAGCATTGACTACGCGTAGCGTGTTGCCAGAACCCGGCGTCACGGATAGCCCAATCTGCGTGTTATCGACGGCCGAGTTGTAAACCGGGCGCAGGCCTTGGGCTTGCTTGGGGGCGCTTCGTAGCCATTGCCCCGGATGATGAGTTCGTCGCCGTCGTAGCCTTCCACGGTTACGTCGTTGCCTTGCATTTCCAGCACCACTTTGCGGTCCTGGCGGCCATTGAATTTTGCTTTGAATTCCTGTGCCTGCAGACTAGCGCTGGCCGTGAGCAGGGTGAAACAGGTGAGTACGAGGATCTTTTTCATGGGTAAAAACGGTAAGTCAAGAGAGGGAGAGAAAGGAACTATTGCGGCCCTGCACGCTACAGTGCGGGCAGAAGTCTGAGGGCACATCCGGATGCATCCTCAGATTTCTGACGCGGGCCGCAACAACCTTAGATGAGTTGTCCTAGGCCACTAGCAGCTTGCTGACGCACAGCGGGCAGCGCGTCAGACTGCCGCGAGAGCCGCTCTAGGGTTGGCACGGCCCGCTTGTCGCGCAGGGCTACCAGCAACTCAATCAGGGTGATTTGAACGTTGGGGTCGTTTTGGTTAGGCAGAGCCTGCACCAGTGCCGGGCCTACTCGGGGTCGGCGCGAAGGCGGTAAAGAGCTTCGCACGCGGCAAGCCGCACGTTCGGGCTAGGGTCCGCATTTAGGGTATTGATGAGCACTTGAATGGCGGGGTCGCCAGGCTGCACTGAGGCCGGAGCTTCTCCCACCAACTGGATGCGGCGGCTGGCCGTGGCAGGTTGGCTGGTAGCGGCCGTCAGGGTAGCGGCTAGCGTTTCGCCGGGGGCTGGCTGGCGCGAGGCTAACTCTGGTGAAACGGCGGGTCGCAACACCAAACCAAACAAGGCGCCCACAGCGAGTAAGGCAATGCTGGCGGCTATGCGCAGCCAGCGAGCCGTGGGTGTGGGGGCCCAAAAAGCTACTACTTTGGCTTCGACCGCCTCCGTTGGCTGCGGAGCAACGGCTTGGGGTAGGGCCATCTTTTCTTCGGCCAGTTGGGCCAGAAAATTGTCGCGGAGGGCCAACGGCGCCATCGGAAACACTTGGTCGTCGATGCAGGCTAGTAGCTCCCGCAACTCCCGTAGGTGGGCGCGGCACGCGGGGCAGGCCGGCAAGTGGGCCTCCACCTGCGCCGTTTCCGCCGCCGTCAGGTCCTTTTCGGCGTAGCCGGCCAGCAACGGCGCAATGGCGTCGCAGTCGGGGGTAAGTGATGTATGATTAAGAGACTCGTTCATGATATAGATTCGGGCTTAGCCCGCGGTTTTCAGCTGAAGTATATTTTGCGCAACGCTTCCAAAGCACGGTGAGCTTTGACGCGGGCCGCACCAGCGGTACAACCCAACATTTCTCCAATCTCGGTGTAGTCGAAGCCCTGGAAGCGGTGCAACACCAGGATTTCGCGCTGCTCTGCCGGCAGCAGGTTTAAGGCTTCCTGCAAGGCCTGCTTCTGGTCAGTGGACTGACAATCGGCTTGGGCAATGCGGCTGTGGCCAACGGTGCGCTCTACCCCGTCGATGTCGGCGGTGGGCTGCTGACGGCGGCTTTTCTGCCAATGGTCGGCGTGCACGTGTCGGGCTAGTTGGTAGAGCCATGCCCGCACCGGTTGGCCGGTTTGGTAGCTCGCCCGATACTTCATGGCCCGGTAGAACACGTTTTGCGTAAGGTCTTGCCCTACTTCCGCATCGCCACCGCTTAACCGACATAGAAAGCCAAACAACGGTCCTTGGTAGCGCTCAAACAACGGCACCATTTGGTCCAGGTTGTCGGCCTTCACCTGAGCCATCAGCTCTTCGTCGCTTGTAGCAACTACCTGCATTCTAAGTGGAGAAAGAAACGTGGATGATTGATTTTGCACCGATTACCGGTGGCCCGGCTATTCGTTACAGCCGGTATCATTTATTTTTTCAGAAGTAAGAATACAGCTTTCGCAGAACTGCTATTCATTTATCTGTCAGGCATAAAAAAACCAGCCTTGCTGGGCTGGTTTTAGTGCGTTTAAAGCTGTTTTGTAGAACGGTTAGTTTACTAGAATGCCTACGTCTTTGGTTATAGAGGACTAAAGCTAAAGAAGCTAGTTTCCCTCATCTGAGAAAGAAGTATAGCTTCTCTAGCTCTTTAACCTCGTTAGGGCAACTATATTCAAAACGCAAGGCTGTTGCTAGGCGGTATCCTATAGTATTAGTCGCCGCGCTGGCGGTCTAGGGTCACGCGGGCGCGGTGGCAGATACCGCCTAGGGGCGGGTTGAATTTCGAGACGCTGACTTGCACGGCTTCGATGTAGGGAAACTCTTCCATTACCCGGTCTATTACGCGGTAGCCTAAGTGCTCCAGCAACCGAGCAGGGGCCAGCATTTCTTCGGCTACTACTCGGTAGAGTACTTCGTAGTTCACCGTCTCGTGCAGGCGGTCGGAGGCGCCAGCCGCGTGCAGATCCGTAGTGATGTAGAGGTCGACGCCGTACTTGTTCCCGATTTTTTGCTCCTCGTCGTAGTAGCCGTGGAACGCAAAAAACTCCATTCCCTCCAGTGCAATCTGGCCCATGCGGTGAAATTGTGAGATTGTAAAATAGTGAAGTGGCAGGCTTATAGCACCACCTTGCAAAGCAACAAAAAAGCCTGCCGTTCAAGGCAGGCTTCTCGGTGGGCAATGTGCTACCAGATAAAGCAGCGCACAGTTTGCTTATATCTCGTCGAAGAAAGATTTTTCGCTCGATGCCACAGCAGCCATACCCGGGTGCGTAGAAGGCTCAGGCTGCGTGATTTCGGGGTGGCTTGGGCCAATTGGCTGAATATCTGGAGCTGTCGGCTCTACCCGAGGTTCACTAGGCTGAGGTACCGTGGATGGTTCAGGCTGATAGATGCGGGAAGGGTCTACCCGGCCAGGATTTTCACTTGGTGAAGGATTAGGCTGAATATCGGGGCCAGGGGTTTGGGCCGGAGCACCCGGATCGGGCTGCTGGCCGGGCTTAGGGTTATAGGCGCGCGGTTCGGTGTGGGCGGCAGAGGCCCCATTAAAAGAAGCACCTGAAGTGCCCGATATAGCGGCAGCAGAAGAAGTGGCAGAAGAACTAACGTACATAGGAGCGTCGGATGGGGCTGAGTGGTCTGCAGCATCCGTCCGATTCACTTTTACGCTAGCTGCACGGGAAAGGATGGCAGCCGTGCTGGCTTTTGGTTGCGCCCGCGCTTTTTCCACTTTGGCTAGCACGTCAGAAGCCATATGGTGCAGGTCACGAACCAACGTTTCGAGATGCGCTTCTAGGCGCTGGCATTCCTGGCCGAGGCCATTTACCTCTTTCTTCATCTCTGCAATCGTCTTCTCCGACTGCTGATACGCTTCTTCTACCACGGCACGGGCTTTCTGACGCGCATCGGACAGAAGCTGCTCGGCTTTTAGTTGCGCTTCGCGGATGCGTAACTCGGCATCGCGCTGAGCCTGCTCGGTGATGCTGTTGCCAGTGTCTTCGGCGGTTTTGAGAGTGCGGTAGAGGCTGGTTTCTACCTCTCGCATCTTGCTTACGTCTTGGGTGGCGTGATCGAGCTTTACCCGCAACTCACGGTTTTCATCACCCATTCGCTCCCACTGCTGCGAGAGGGTGAGCAGAAAGGCTTGCACTTCGTCTTTGTCGAGCCCACGAAAAGCTTTTTCAAAGGTTTTCTGGCGGATATCGAGGGCGGTAATTTTCATGACGTTGGTATTGAGTACTAGGTAGTGAGTAGCGAGTAGGTGGCAGTAAAAGGTAAGACATTCTGCAGGCCTGCTGGAAGCTGGACCTTTAAACGTCGTTCTCGCCACTCCGTACCGACTACTCAGTACTAACCTGCCACACGGCAAGGCTGCGGTCGTCGCTACACGAAACTAGCCGATTCTGCGCTCCCGGCCAAAACAACTTGTTTACGGAGGTACCGTGGCCGGCGTGCCGCGCCCGGTCTACCACTCGCAGCAAAGCCAGCGTATCGGCATCCCACAGCTTGATGCTCTTGTCCATGCTGCAAGTAGCCAGCAGCCGTCCATCCGGCGAAAACGCTAGGTGGTTGATGGTAAACATATGCGCCACGATAGTTTGATGCTCAACGTAATCGGCAGCTACGTCCCAAACCCGCAAATGGGCATCGCGCCCCGCCGTGAGTAGGTACCGGCCGTCGGGCGAGTAAGTAGCTGTGAAGACGGAGTTGGTGCTACCGCCAATCGTCTGCTTCACAGCCAACGTGTCGGCATCCAGAATGCGAATTTGCCAATCAGAGCCTCCTACCGCCAGTTCGCCTCGCTCCTCGTGCAATGCCAGACAGCGCAAACTTTTATCTGAAAGGCGCAACAACGTTTCTACCTTGAAATCAGTGGCGCGCAGTACTGCCAAGGTCCCGTCGCCAAGGGCGACGTAGAGGCGCTGCCGAGCTTCGGAATACGCCATATCGAAAATAGCTACCGGCGGCAGGGCGGTGGCAAAGGCTAGTTTCTTCTCGTCTAGCGCAATGGCTTGAATCCCCTGAAAATTGTGGCCGAGCACCAGCAAATTGCGCTGTGGCAGGTGTAATAGGGCGTACACCGAATTTTCCACTTTCGCCACTAGCTCGCCGTCTTGCTCCGTAGCCTCCGAATTCCAGACGGCTACCATCCCATCGGCCCCACTCGAAAAGAAGGTGGAGGTCCCTGCCGTACCAGCCAAGGTGTACACGCAGTCGTGGTGCCCGGTGAGGGTTGCTAGCTTCTGAACTTCGGGACGGTGCGTGAGTGCCATGCCGCGAAGTTAGGTTCTCGTCGCCATTGCAAGGAAACGCGAAGCTGCAACATCTACTTTGCGGATGGCGCTAGGCGTAAAAGAAGGGCAGCAAGTACCTTCGTCTTTATGCCGCTACATTCCCTCACTCCTCTTTCCAATCAAAGCCTGCTAGGCTTGTGGCAACTTGATGAGCCCGCTGAAGCCTTGCTGCGAGTTTTGCCCGAGTCTCAGCAGTACGCTACTCTTCAGCCCGCAGGCCGTGACGAAACGCGCAGCCGGCAGTGGTTGGCTGGCCGAGTGCTGGCGCATGAGGTGCTGCGGGAGCATACTTCGGCTTCTGCTATTCTTATTAATGATGCGAACGGTCGGCCATTCTTCGAGCAATTGCCCGCATTCGCCGTTTCTTTGTCGCACTCAGGCCAGTGGGTAGCCTGTGTGGTAGCCACGCAAGGACATGTTGGCACAGATGTTGAACTAGTACGGGACAAAGCGCAAAAGTTGGCGCCGCGGTTTCTATCGGAAGCCGAACGGACCGACGCTGGCGACGAAGCAGCAAAGCACAGTCTCTATTGGAGTGCCAAAGAGACGATTTATAAGCTGCACAGTCGCCGGGGCTTGGTGTTCAAAGAGCAGATTCTGCTCGACCCGTTCAAGCTGCGGGAGGCCGGTGTACTGACGGGACACCTGCTCCTAGAAAACTCTCGCAGCGAACACCAAATTCATTATCAGCGCCTCACTCCCGATTACGTGCTAACTTACGCTCACAGTGAAATGGTGCCGTGGTGAAATAGTGAGTTCCGCGTTCTGATTCTTGGCTTTCAGAACCTTGGGCCCTACTTCTTGAAAGTAAAGTTGCCTTTTCACTTCTTCACCCTTACCCCTTGCTCATGTCTTTTCGCCGAGTTTCTATAATTGCTGCTGCGGCTCTGCTGTTTTGTACAGTTGCGGTAGGTGTGGCCCGTGCCCAAGGCGACCGTACTGTTAGCGACTTCAGCTTGAAGAACAGTGCCAATGCAGAGGTGGCTCTACGCAGTTACGCAGGTAACAAGGCGGTTGTGGTCGTATTCGTCAATCCGAACTGCGCCTTCACCCGCTTGTATCAGGCGCGTCTTTCGGCACTAAGCTCTCAGTATAGTGGCAATGGCGTGCAGTTTCTATTCATTGAAGCGCCCATCAACCTCGATGCCAGTGCTGGTGCCGAAGCAAAAGCTGCCGGTGCCGATTTGCCTTTACTCAACGACGAAGGGCAAAAAGTAAGCACGCTGCTAGGAGCCTCCAAAACGCCCGAAGCTGTGGTATTGCAGCCCGTTGGTAGTGGCTTTGCTGTACGCTACAAAGGTGCCATCGACGATAATCCGCAGATGGAAGGCTTCGCCAAGGAACATTACTTGCAGCAAGTCCTCGACAACCTTCTGGCCGGTCGGCCGGCTGGCGTCCCCGACAAACGCGCCGCTGGCTGCCTTATCAAGCGGAATTAAGATCTGCTACTACATACAAAAAAGCCCTTGACTACCTATTTAGTCAAGGGCTTTTGCTTTTCAGAAACTGAAACTTACCAAACGAATACTGCGCGCTTGGTTTGCAGGGAAGCTTTCTTATTCCTCCCCCAGCGACGCGTCGGTAGCGGGCTGCTGTTCTTCGGTGAGAATAGCCAGCAGCTTATTCACCTCGGCGGCTTTAGCGGGCTCTTGTAACTTTTCGAAACTCAACTGCAAGTTGCGCAATGCCCGCCGCACAATGTCGATGTGTGAGCAGGGCTCATAGAAAATGTCGTTGGGCGTTAGGTTGAGTTGTGCCACGTAGTGCTCGATGTCGGTGCGCGAAAGCACCAGGCCACGGTTGTAGCAGTTGATGTAGAACGGCTCCACATCGAGGTCGTCGAGGCGGTAGGTGAGCACAAACAGGTTAGGCAAGTTTACGCCGTAGATGGGCAGATTTAGGCGCTGCGCCACCAGCAAATAGATAACGCAGAGCGTAAGCGGATTGCCCCGGCGGGTTTCCAGTACGCGCTGCAACATGGAGTTGGCCGGCGAATGGAAATTTTGGGTGTTGGCCGCGAACTTGTGCGTCTTGAACAGCACGTAGTTTAGAGCTTGTACTTGGTCGGCGGGGTGCATTTCGGGCTTGAGCAAGGTCCAAACCTCGAAGCGCAACTGCTCGATGGCGCGGTTGAGCACTTGCAAATCGGCATCGGGGTACTGATATGAATTCAGCAGCCACATGCCCTCAATCAAATTTTCGCTGCCCGAGTCGCGCCATACGCGCAGGCGTTGCTGCAAGCCCTCAAATTGCAATCTATGAATTAGGTCCTCCAGCCGTTGCTGTTGCTGCGAGTCAAGGGTTTCTTCCCATGATT contains:
- a CDS encoding BlaI/MecI/CopY family transcriptional regulator; its protein translation is MSKTPIPKPTESELEILQVLWQHGPSTVRFTNDQLNQRREVGYTTTLKLLQLMLDKGLVLREDDSKTHVYRAAVREEETQGLLLDRFVDSAFGGSAMKMVMQALGNHPTSADELAQIRSLLNQIEEQRNGNSTSKPQNDEPA
- a CDS encoding DUF4097 domain-containing protein — protein: MKALLTSALLALGALQAAAQTSAAPAFKSTCEDNWSDGRRQNICEIRDLTMAAPSAGQTLTIDGRRNGGITVRGWDGADVRVRARVQSWGNSSSDAQAQVKAVQIKSTGNTLKAEAGSGDDNWSVSYEVFVPRKTALALTTYNGGISIDGVQAPITFEAYNGGISLANLGGDVHGSTKNGGVSVRLSGNKWEGKGLDVTTTNGGITWRIPESYSAQLKTQTVHGGLSTDYPITVTGKIGRGLDTKLGQGGALVSVVTTNGGISLRRANAGD
- a CDS encoding DUF4097 domain-containing protein, producing the protein MHRFLFLFLLIGLATGSASAQKVIEKKAAVAAGQQVVLNLKHANSIRIRPATDNQLHLRATVSINQNKLNDALSLSVQEDNGSVTVVSDLEKKALEAAQPGDCPSNGSNTTYYGSWNDNRNGSHGPVCTQINYEITLPAGADLRVNTISGNIDVVGLTGPLEAKSISGFVDVSWPPAKGAAVALKTISGEVYTDQEVAFENRKENPIVGYQLRGALASGNGPLLKLESISGDVFFRKPKQ
- a CDS encoding DUF4097 family beta strand repeat-containing protein: MTPGSGNTLRVVNATRQGATYSIRVPHRTALVFTQTNWNSGDLVVRDVEGSIEATLKSGDMKMVNVSGPVVANSVSGDVTISFTGMRPEPSSISLVSGDLDITMPAASKANLALRSISGEIYTDFELNLGKGPGNMSRIGGQTISGNINGGGGATLSLKTISGDIFVRKAK
- a CDS encoding HEAT repeat domain-containing protein; the encoded protein is MQALPNQNDPNVQITLIELLVALRDKRAVPTLERLSRQSDALPAVRQQAASGLGQLI
- a CDS encoding zf-HC2 domain-containing protein; the protein is MNESLNHTSLTPDCDAIAPLLAGYAEKDLTAAETAQVEAHLPACPACRAHLRELRELLACIDDQVFPMAPLALRDNFLAQLAEEKMALPQAVAPQPTEAVEAKVVAFWAPTPTARWLRIAASIALLAVGALFGLVLRPAVSPELASRQPAPGETLAATLTAATSQPATASRRIQLVGEAPASVQPGDPAIQVLINTLNADPSPNVRLAACEALYRLRADPE
- a CDS encoding RNA polymerase sigma factor, which produces MQVVATSDEELMAQVKADNLDQMVPLFERYQGPLFGFLCRLSGGDAEVGQDLTQNVFYRAMKYRASYQTGQPVRAWLYQLARHVHADHWQKSRRQQPTADIDGVERTVGHSRIAQADCQSTDQKQALQEALNLLPAEQREILVLHRFQGFDYTEIGEMLGCTAGAARVKAHRALEALRKIYFS
- the folB gene encoding dihydroneopterin aldolase, whose amino-acid sequence is MGQIALEGMEFFAFHGYYDEEQKIGNKYGVDLYITTDLHAAGASDRLHETVNYEVLYRVVAEEMLAPARLLEHLGYRVIDRVMEEFPYIEAVQVSVSKFNPPLGGICHRARVTLDRQRGD
- a CDS encoding DivIVA domain-containing protein; translated protein: MKITALDIRQKTFEKAFRGLDKDEVQAFLLTLSQQWERMGDENRELRVKLDHATQDVSKMREVETSLYRTLKTAEDTGNSITEQAQRDAELRIREAQLKAEQLLSDARQKARAVVEEAYQQSEKTIAEMKKEVNGLGQECQRLEAHLETLVRDLHHMASDVLAKVEKARAQPKASTAAILSRAASVKVNRTDAADHSAPSDAPMYVSSSATSSAAAISGTSGASFNGASAAHTEPRAYNPKPGQQPDPGAPAQTPGPDIQPNPSPSENPGRVDPSRIYQPEPSTVPQPSEPRVEPTAPDIQPIGPSHPEITQPEPSTHPGMAAVASSEKSFFDEI
- a CDS encoding WD40 repeat domain-containing protein — its product is MALTHRPEVQKLATLTGHHDCVYTLAGTAGTSTFFSSGADGMVAVWNSEATEQDGELVAKVENSVYALLHLPQRNLLVLGHNFQGIQAIALDEKKLAFATALPPVAIFDMAYSEARQRLYVALGDGTLAVLRATDFKVETLLRLSDKSLRCLALHEERGELAVGGSDWQIRILDADTLAVKQTIGGSTNSVFTATYSPDGRYLLTAGRDAHLRVWDVAADYVEHQTIVAHMFTINHLAFSPDGRLLATCSMDKSIKLWDADTLALLRVVDRARHAGHGTSVNKLFWPGAQNRLVSCSDDRSLAVWQVSTE
- a CDS encoding 4'-phosphopantetheinyl transferase superfamily protein, which gives rise to MPLHSLTPLSNQSLLGLWQLDEPAEALLRVLPESQQYATLQPAGRDETRSRQWLAGRVLAHEVLREHTSASAILINDANGRPFFEQLPAFAVSLSHSGQWVACVVATQGHVGTDVELVRDKAQKLAPRFLSEAERTDAGDEAAKHSLYWSAKETIYKLHSRRGLVFKEQILLDPFKLREAGVLTGHLLLENSRSEHQIHYQRLTPDYVLTYAHSEMVPW
- a CDS encoding redoxin domain-containing protein → MSFRRVSIIAAAALLFCTVAVGVARAQGDRTVSDFSLKNSANAEVALRSYAGNKAVVVVFVNPNCAFTRLYQARLSALSSQYSGNGVQFLFIEAPINLDASAGAEAKAAGADLPLLNDEGQKVSTLLGASKTPEAVVLQPVGSGFAVRYKGAIDDNPQMEGFAKEHYLQQVLDNLLAGRPAGVPDKRAAGCLIKRN
- a CDS encoding transglutaminase-like domain-containing protein, encoding MTNKEIKALISLLDDPEVAPQIQEKIQTLGESLIPFLEESWEETLDSQQQQRLEDLIHRLQFEGLQQRLRVWRDSGSENLIEGMWLLNSYQYPDADLQVLNRAIEQLRFEVWTLLKPEMHPADQVQALNYVLFKTHKFAANTQNFHSPANSMLQRVLETRRGNPLTLCVIYLLVAQRLNLPIYGVNLPNLFVLTYRLDDLDVEPFYINCYNRGLVLSRTDIEHYVAQLNLTPNDIFYEPCSHIDIVRRALRNLQLSFEKLQEPAKAAEVNKLLAILTEEQQPATDASLGEE